From Selenomonadales bacterium, a single genomic window includes:
- a CDS encoding ATP-binding protein codes for MIDNSIDAFLASEASGENGKEQRIVVNWSNDSVGTGDRTVEVSDNACGMTLEQLQNAVTAGYTSNDPINHLGLFGMGFNIATARLGEVTTIRSTCAGDTQWVELTIDFGELIKARRFLAPVRMLPKDNPLESGTKIIISQLKAGISDTMIAKESDIRRQLESIYTPLLTTKDIMVLVKGRQLSPRNHCVWSDARYVVHNQANVPARVDIDRDLGHSLFDTEKNCYLTEDEAEPYYTAQSTGETLPGNIVERNKRLTGWLGIQRYADPNDYGIDFVRNGRKIRIADKSLFFYDNPFTGAKELQYPVELGSTIGGRIVGELHVDYLLPVYQKNDFNKEDTSWAQTVEAICGVGPFLPQRRKALGFPPEVTSPLGVLANAYRRVDSGTKCLFAPNDKAKEYAGYFRSGRREYIDDSLWWKAAQEEDQKRSTGGTRLTTAVNPGDAPSDDPSSYLRGSMGSTIGSGSTPSIPTVPSPPLVPVVTSPAMATSKLDELIRNSAQVGQLTGKYSFGRAAPLNVRAYELKIGTEILANGERKPCFFSSSGIDCTFVYDPAHPVLAQFPISPKELLLQYLAEKLKARDNLADVVEVFSTLVQNTMPEAKIDRQSLQDRAAKAFATLREKMVDALRPQAISVLQCIHESTGDVEDTVNRMLFNPALIQRFQTCQESGYDALEYVPEKALLRLVDRFPERVFDGKVVTAPYTSISFSDEKATERSRNESKERVMSFLKDALRVMANTGFGQRDLKNELSRASLSIDFLLGELV; via the coding sequence TTGATTGATAACTCGATCGACGCATTTCTCGCGAGCGAGGCAAGTGGGGAAAATGGCAAAGAGCAGAGAATTGTGGTCAACTGGTCGAATGACTCTGTCGGAACGGGTGACCGCACGGTGGAGGTTTCGGACAATGCGTGCGGGATGACCCTAGAACAACTACAGAACGCAGTGACTGCGGGATATACCAGTAATGACCCCATAAACCATTTGGGGCTCTTCGGCATGGGCTTCAACATAGCGACCGCGCGCCTCGGCGAGGTGACTACTATAAGGTCGACCTGCGCCGGTGATACCCAGTGGGTCGAGCTGACTATTGACTTTGGTGAGTTGATCAAGGCAAGGCGCTTTCTCGCTCCTGTTAGGATGCTGCCAAAAGACAATCCACTTGAGTCAGGGACAAAGATAATCATCTCCCAGCTGAAAGCCGGTATCTCTGATACCATGATTGCTAAGGAGAGCGATATCAGAAGGCAATTGGAGTCAATCTATACCCCATTACTCACGACGAAGGATATAATGGTGCTAGTTAAGGGGCGGCAGCTGTCGCCCCGGAACCATTGCGTCTGGTCGGATGCCCGCTATGTGGTTCACAATCAAGCGAATGTCCCAGCAAGGGTGGACATTGACCGTGATCTAGGACACTCCCTATTCGATACCGAGAAGAATTGCTATCTCACAGAGGATGAGGCTGAGCCGTATTACACTGCTCAGTCGACCGGCGAGACCCTCCCCGGGAACATTGTGGAGCGAAACAAGCGCCTTACCGGTTGGCTGGGCATTCAACGTTACGCCGATCCGAACGATTACGGCATCGATTTTGTCCGTAACGGGCGCAAAATAAGGATTGCAGACAAGTCCCTCTTCTTCTACGACAATCCCTTTACTGGAGCGAAAGAACTTCAATACCCTGTTGAGCTCGGATCAACTATCGGTGGCCGTATCGTGGGTGAGCTGCATGTGGATTACTTACTGCCGGTCTATCAAAAGAACGACTTTAACAAAGAGGATACTTCATGGGCTCAGACGGTCGAGGCGATTTGTGGGGTGGGTCCGTTCCTGCCTCAAAGGCGTAAAGCATTGGGTTTTCCTCCGGAGGTTACTTCACCGTTGGGAGTGCTGGCAAATGCCTATCGCCGTGTCGACTCTGGAACGAAGTGTTTATTTGCGCCGAATGACAAGGCGAAAGAATACGCTGGATATTTTCGGAGCGGACGACGTGAGTATATTGATGATAGCCTTTGGTGGAAAGCCGCCCAAGAGGAAGACCAGAAACGTAGTACCGGGGGAACGAGGTTGACAACAGCGGTGAATCCAGGCGACGCGCCCTCCGACGATCCTAGTTCATACCTTCGGGGGAGTATGGGTTCAACTATCGGAAGCGGCAGCACACCTTCGATACCTACGGTGCCAAGTCCTCCTCTAGTGCCAGTGGTGACATCGCCTGCAATGGCGACATCTAAGCTTGATGAGCTTATTCGTAACTCTGCCCAAGTTGGGCAGCTAACTGGGAAATATAGCTTCGGCAGAGCAGCCCCACTAAATGTTCGGGCTTATGAGCTGAAGATCGGCACAGAAATTCTCGCAAACGGTGAGCGCAAGCCCTGCTTCTTTTCATCAAGCGGCATTGACTGCACTTTTGTTTACGACCCGGCGCATCCCGTCTTAGCACAGTTCCCAATCAGCCCAAAGGAGCTGCTGCTCCAATATCTAGCCGAGAAGCTAAAGGCCCGAGACAACCTTGCTGATGTGGTTGAGGTGTTCTCTACCCTCGTTCAGAACACAATGCCAGAGGCGAAGATTGACCGACAGTCATTACAGGATCGGGCGGCGAAGGCCTTTGCCACGTTGCGGGAAAAGATGGTCGATGCACTGAGACCGCAGGCTATTAGCGTACTGCAGTGTATACATGAGTCCACTGGCGACGTGGAGGACACCGTAAATCGGATGCTCTTCAACCCAGCGCTGATTCAACGCTTCCAGACATGTCAGGAGAGCGGATATGATGCGTTGGAGTACGTGCCGGAAAAAGCCCTCTTGCGCCTCGTTGACAGGTTCCCCGAACGGGTTTTCGATGGCAAGGTGGTCACTGCTCCATACACAAGTATTAGTTTCTCGGATGAGAAAGCTACGGAGCGGAGCCGTAATGAGTCAAAAGAGCGTGTTATGTCGTTCTTAAAGGACGCACTTCGGGTGATGGCAAATACAGGTTTTGGGCAGCGTGACTTGAAGAACGAGCTGTCTCGCGCCTCGCTGAGCATCGACTTTCTGTTGGGGGAGTTGGTGTGA
- a CDS encoding DEAD/DEAH box helicase family protein gives MNFYTQDISEGNNWKGLVRAVARMMAHIGWKDTAVIDGSGDMGADLLAMRDEGGKVLSWVVQSKAVAGDRYIGPSAMQEAVTALSFYGAEIAAVATNGEFTHTAKVRQKQLETHGYRLKLWNGAFIKNVIDQMPNESAALRELRPYQEGIVNKVIKAFDEGGKKAFYIVATGLGKTVIAATITQQLWERGCRRILVLCHQTDLAQQLEQGFWPQLTKEVPTSVFFDGIPPKNTEGVAFGLYQSLYGYLPGIEESRFDAVIVDEAHHAMAYGFRACLDHLKPRFLIGMTATPWRGDGQNLNTVFGEPLAKVSLVDGMAMGYLSKVDYRILCDNVDWDGMLSISKQKLSIKDLNKRLFLPQRDEAVIAEIQNIVNTVPTPRIAVFSPSIEHSNRFAAMLSAAGVPTAALSITDKAERRKRLLGFSAGNYSAVTAVDVMNEGIDIPDVNILVFLRATHSRRIFVQQLGRGLRLSEGKDKVIVLDFVSDIRRMAEMVGMNNEGKEKGREKEILFLEQGFVSFSDARVERFVNIWIEDMADLSGSDDEVKLTFPEGF, from the coding sequence ATGAACTTCTATACGCAAGACATTTCCGAAGGGAACAACTGGAAAGGCCTTGTACGTGCGGTAGCGAGAATGATGGCACATATCGGATGGAAAGACACTGCCGTTATTGACGGCTCTGGAGATATGGGGGCAGACTTATTGGCGATGCGCGACGAGGGGGGAAAGGTTCTTTCCTGGGTCGTTCAGTCAAAAGCGGTGGCGGGAGACAGATACATTGGGCCAAGTGCAATGCAGGAGGCGGTGACCGCCTTGTCCTTTTATGGGGCAGAAATAGCGGCCGTCGCTACTAATGGCGAATTCACGCACACTGCCAAGGTTCGGCAAAAACAACTGGAGACGCATGGCTATAGGCTGAAGCTTTGGAATGGGGCATTTATCAAGAATGTGATTGACCAAATGCCAAACGAAAGTGCAGCCCTCAGAGAGCTTCGACCCTATCAAGAAGGAATCGTCAACAAAGTAATAAAGGCTTTTGACGAAGGCGGTAAGAAGGCGTTTTATATTGTCGCTACTGGCCTAGGCAAAACAGTGATTGCAGCGACCATCACGCAGCAATTGTGGGAGCGCGGGTGTCGTCGCATTCTGGTGCTTTGCCATCAGACAGACTTGGCGCAACAACTTGAACAGGGCTTCTGGCCGCAGCTTACGAAAGAGGTTCCCACATCCGTCTTCTTTGACGGGATACCTCCTAAGAATACAGAGGGAGTTGCTTTCGGTCTATATCAAAGCCTGTACGGCTACCTACCGGGCATCGAAGAAAGCCGATTTGATGCTGTAATAGTTGACGAGGCACACCACGCGATGGCGTATGGGTTTAGGGCCTGCCTTGACCATTTGAAGCCGAGGTTTCTTATTGGAATGACTGCTACGCCCTGGCGGGGAGACGGGCAGAACCTCAACACTGTCTTTGGCGAACCGCTAGCCAAGGTCTCCTTAGTTGACGGCATGGCGATGGGGTATTTGTCAAAAGTGGACTACCGTATCCTCTGCGATAATGTGGACTGGGACGGCATGCTAAGTATCAGCAAACAGAAGCTCTCCATTAAGGACTTAAATAAGCGCCTCTTTCTCCCTCAGCGCGACGAAGCCGTTATCGCTGAAATTCAAAACATCGTCAATACGGTGCCGACCCCACGAATTGCAGTATTCTCTCCTTCGATTGAACACAGCAACCGTTTCGCAGCGATGCTATCAGCCGCCGGAGTCCCGACCGCCGCCTTGTCTATCACGGACAAAGCGGAGCGGCGCAAACGGCTCCTCGGTTTTTCGGCTGGAAATTATAGTGCGGTCACGGCAGTCGATGTGATGAACGAAGGCATTGACATACCGGATGTGAATATCCTCGTGTTCCTGAGGGCTACGCATTCAAGGCGCATATTTGTACAGCAGCTTGGGCGTGGGCTACGGCTTTCGGAGGGGAAGGACAAGGTTATCGTTTTGGACTTCGTCTCCGATATCCGAAGGATGGCGGAAATGGTCGGGATGAATAACGAGGGCAAAGAAAAAGGGCGAGAAAAAGAGATTTTGTTCTTAGAGCAAGGTTTTGTTTCCTTCTCCGATGCTAGGGTGGAGCGCTTTGTGAATATATGGATTGAGGACATGGCTGATCTCAGTGGTTCTGATGACGAGGTCAAGCTTACGTTCCCGGAGGGGTTCTAA
- a CDS encoding thermonuclease family protein yields MLRDGARRLSAVTVAMLLVFTTSLGLAEQPISVVVNGRALVMDVPPVIRSGRTLVPLRAIFEALGASVEWNDATRTITGRRAETTITLQIDNPSATVNTARVTLDVPPTIVGGRTLVPARFIAESLGARVGWNEQTRTVTVDSATTAIRTSAVQVTSITDGDTIRVRLSSGQEERVRLIGVDTPESTTEIEPFGKEAAAFTRQQLEGKTVHLELDVSERDRFGRLLAYIWLEQPTSDTVAEVRAKMFNARLLLEGFARIMTIAPNVKYSEMFVTLEREARNANKGLWAATAPPATTTVAITEVDLAGERVVIANRGQTSVDISGWVLVSENGNQRFTFPAGTVIAMGSSIMVVSGPNATAGPGRLVWTRSHIWNNEGDPAVLLDNTGREVSRR; encoded by the coding sequence TTGTTAAGAGACGGTGCTAGAAGACTGTCTGCGGTTACCGTGGCGATGCTCCTAGTCTTCACTACTTCACTTGGGTTAGCGGAGCAGCCCATTAGCGTAGTTGTAAACGGAAGAGCGCTGGTAATGGATGTGCCGCCAGTCATCAGAAGTGGCCGCACCTTAGTCCCACTACGCGCGATCTTCGAGGCCTTAGGAGCATCCGTGGAGTGGAATGATGCCACACGGACTATTACGGGGAGAAGGGCTGAAACGACCATCACTCTGCAAATCGACAACCCGTCTGCAACCGTCAACACCGCTAGAGTCACGCTGGATGTGCCGCCGACTATTGTCGGCGGACGCACGTTAGTTCCGGCTAGGTTCATTGCTGAGAGCTTGGGTGCCCGTGTTGGCTGGAATGAACAGACTCGCACCGTCACCGTAGACTCCGCCACGACGGCTATTCGCACCTCAGCTGTACAAGTGACAAGTATAACCGACGGCGATACGATACGTGTGCGTCTCAGTTCTGGGCAAGAGGAGAGGGTGCGCCTGATCGGCGTGGATACTCCGGAGAGCACCACCGAGATCGAACCCTTCGGCAAAGAAGCCGCGGCGTTCACCAGGCAACAGCTAGAGGGTAAAACCGTTCATCTAGAACTGGACGTGTCTGAACGGGACCGATTCGGTCGTCTATTGGCGTACATTTGGCTTGAACAGCCGACCAGTGACACCGTGGCAGAAGTCAGGGCGAAGATGTTCAATGCTCGTCTCTTGCTAGAGGGCTTCGCAAGGATCATGACAATTGCTCCGAACGTTAAGTACTCCGAGATGTTTGTGACATTGGAGCGAGAAGCACGCAATGCTAACAAAGGCCTGTGGGCGGCCACTGCCCCGCCAGCAACTACAACAGTAGCCATCACTGAAGTGGACTTAGCAGGAGAACGAGTGGTTATTGCTAATCGCGGCCAAACCAGTGTAGATATATCTGGTTGGGTTTTGGTAAGCGAGAACGGCAATCAAAGGTTTACCTTCCCCGCGGGCACGGTAATTGCTATGGGATCCAGCATCATGGTTGTCAGCGGCCCCAATGCAACAGCGGGGCCAGGGCGGCTAGTGTGGACGAGATCGCACATTTGGAACAACGAGGGTGACCCGGCGGTGCTGCTTGACAACACAGGGCGAGAAGTGAGTCGCCGCTAG
- a CDS encoding 4Fe-4S binding protein, protein MAKARTSVEVVLFIVFALLVVTGNMVIWLAVFVVGLLTAALFGRYFCGYICPMNTLMRVSEKVAKRMNWQRDTIPTWLRNPNMPWFVLALMISTVIVFRQILQREFPFLLILLVLSFIMTLRLKPWVFHNLVCPYGALLRLTGKYARFAVSVKATGCVRCQKCEEVCPANAVTVTPLTEVAEIDATLCHQCADCIAACPTAVISYQYRKR, encoded by the coding sequence ATGGCCAAAGCGAGAACATCCGTTGAAGTAGTTCTTTTTATAGTGTTTGCTCTATTAGTTGTCACTGGCAATATGGTGATTTGGCTAGCCGTTTTCGTGGTTGGGTTATTAACTGCGGCGCTATTTGGCAGATATTTTTGCGGATATATATGTCCAATGAACACACTAATGCGAGTCTCCGAAAAGGTAGCTAAACGAATGAATTGGCAAAGGGACACGATACCTACATGGCTCCGGAATCCTAATATGCCGTGGTTTGTGTTGGCACTCATGATTAGTACGGTGATTGTTTTCAGACAAATCCTTCAGCGCGAGTTCCCATTCCTCCTGATACTATTGGTTCTTTCGTTCATAATGACGCTTCGACTAAAACCGTGGGTGTTCCACAATCTCGTCTGTCCGTATGGAGCATTACTCAGACTCACTGGAAAGTATGCAAGATTCGCGGTATCAGTAAAGGCAACAGGCTGCGTCCGCTGTCAAAAATGTGAAGAGGTTTGCCCTGCCAATGCCGTCACGGTTACCCCTCTGACCGAGGTTGCAGAAATAGATGCGACGCTTTGCCACCAATGTGCTGACTGCATTGCGGCATGTCCTACTGCCGTCATAAGTTATCAGTACCGCAAGCGCTAG
- a CDS encoding Crp/Fnr family transcriptional regulator, with protein sequence MLQLREVSIIKALPADVLDACLQDGSIRSVCYEKDAVIHFEGDRCDSLEVVVKGSVMIERIDEEGNLLTIAEFSSGDIIGGNLMFSKDPHYPFAVSAKTVVELVRFSKERTFVLCSQSPYFLECYLECVSSHALTLGDKIKHHVRRTIRERITAYLANEVKRQGSCHIKLSLTKKALAERIGAQRTSLSRELQRMKLDGLIDYNATHVVCQKIWRETP encoded by the coding sequence ATGTTGCAGTTGCGTGAGGTCTCGATAATCAAAGCGCTCCCTGCTGATGTACTAGATGCTTGTCTACAAGATGGTAGCATAAGGAGCGTGTGCTATGAAAAAGACGCAGTGATTCACTTTGAAGGCGATCGATGTGACAGCCTTGAGGTTGTCGTCAAAGGGAGCGTAATGATTGAACGCATCGATGAGGAAGGCAATCTACTCACTATTGCAGAGTTTTCGTCAGGGGACATAATCGGCGGCAACTTGATGTTCTCTAAGGATCCTCATTATCCGTTCGCCGTCAGCGCAAAAACCGTAGTGGAGCTTGTGCGCTTTTCTAAAGAGCGTACTTTTGTTCTCTGTAGTCAATCCCCATATTTTCTGGAATGTTACTTGGAGTGCGTTTCGAGCCATGCCCTTACATTAGGCGATAAGATTAAGCACCACGTTAGAAGAACAATTCGCGAGAGGATCACTGCTTATCTCGCTAATGAGGTCAAGAGACAAGGTAGCTGCCATATCAAATTGTCGCTTACCAAGAAAGCCCTCGCAGAGAGAATTGGCGCCCAAAGGACATCGCTATCCCGAGAGCTACAAAGAATGAAATTAGACGGCCTGATTGATTATAATGCCACCCATGTTGTCTGTCAGAAGATATGGAGAGAGACACCCTAA
- a CDS encoding Fic family protein encodes MLYEKANRYKDQIAAARPLSTREAKNLDEYFKIGLTFSSNALEGNTLTITETKVLLEDGLTVGGKPIRDYYEAAGHAKAYDFMLTLARDGNTPLSEEQILKLHKLFYALLDEDNAGVYRQVSVFISGTDYVPPGPDVVPAAMQVFVAEMNALRGSVHPVEYAARLHKGLVDIHPFVDGNGRTARLLMNLALVQDGFGIAIIPPVLRGEYIDALRAAQRAKNPDDTPFFRLIAECVIETQKDYCRLLQLPTKDEIRGGLLRT; translated from the coding sequence TTGCTCTATGAGAAAGCCAACCGCTATAAAGATCAGATTGCAGCAGCACGTCCGTTAAGCACACGCGAGGCCAAGAACCTCGACGAGTATTTCAAGATAGGGCTTACCTTCTCTAGCAACGCTCTGGAGGGCAACACGCTGACCATTACCGAAACGAAGGTGCTGCTTGAAGACGGGCTGACGGTAGGAGGCAAGCCTATACGAGACTATTATGAGGCGGCCGGCCACGCCAAGGCCTACGACTTTATGCTGACCTTAGCAAGAGACGGCAACACTCCGCTTTCAGAGGAGCAGATATTAAAACTCCATAAACTCTTCTATGCTCTCCTCGACGAAGACAACGCCGGAGTCTACCGTCAGGTCAGCGTCTTTATCTCGGGAACCGACTATGTGCCGCCGGGACCGGATGTGGTGCCTGCCGCGATGCAGGTTTTTGTGGCGGAAATGAATGCGCTGAGGGGCTCAGTTCATCCTGTCGAGTATGCGGCACGCCTTCACAAGGGCTTGGTCGACATTCATCCGTTTGTCGATGGTAATGGCCGCACGGCGCGCTTGCTCATGAATTTAGCGCTGGTCCAGGATGGCTTTGGTATTGCCATCATCCCGCCGGTGCTCCGCGGGGAGTATATCGATGCTCTGCGTGCGGCGCAACGGGCCAAAAACCCGGATGACACACCATTTTTCAGGCTCATCGCTGAATGTGTGATTGAAACTCAGAAGGACTATTGTCGGTTGCTCCAATTGCCGACGAAGGACGAAATCAGGGGAGGCTTGTTGCGCACCTGA
- a CDS encoding recombinase family protein yields MGLYGVVPYEWRLFFGYVRVSTTEQNTARQESLMRDLGVEKVFVDYASGRHEHLHTQQTHPTQRIALVATLSRANDSVA; encoded by the coding sequence GTGGGTTTGTATGGCGTTGTCCCATACGAGTGGCGTCTCTTTTTCGGATATGTGCGCGTTAGCACTACTGAACAGAACACGGCTCGCCAAGAGTCTTTGATGCGTGACCTTGGCGTGGAGAAGGTGTTTGTTGACTACGCGAGCGGTAGGCACGAGCACCTCCACACTCAACAAACTCATCCTACCCAAAGAATAGCTCTGGTGGCAACACTGTCGCGGGCCAATGATAGTGTCGCGTGA
- a CDS encoding putative sporulation protein YtxC, which produces MEVVSIGTTAPTYLLRERLAQKLQCLVDEGVTVEVLETRGRSVNSISVMVDVAPESSFSFSELNHLGRQCTSAALADFLIEDWCQRKLAEIIQRDFGYFSAEERHKIELVTERLLQTGGLRWTKLRDTIEEFLAHNRHINADGFLRFRMRHLLPELGETVSEAVDEFLVAKEYTEFIRLLRYFVDIQQPKLPLVHLVLTAEGRCNIFGVDGEPVRHQYLDGFSGDGDCESDVSYEDLLISALITLAPARLILHGKNIQRGNELGDTIRNIFDGRLTECDVCELCRRTRSSATQEAAKP; this is translated from the coding sequence ATGGAAGTCGTATCTATCGGAACCACTGCTCCCACCTACCTGCTGCGCGAGAGGCTGGCGCAGAAGCTGCAGTGTCTCGTGGACGAAGGCGTCACCGTAGAGGTGCTCGAAACTAGGGGCCGCTCGGTGAATAGCATCAGCGTTATGGTCGACGTTGCTCCGGAGAGCAGCTTCTCGTTCTCTGAGCTAAACCATTTGGGGCGACAGTGCACATCAGCAGCACTTGCCGACTTTTTGATTGAGGATTGGTGTCAGCGCAAGCTAGCGGAGATAATTCAGCGCGACTTCGGCTACTTTAGTGCCGAGGAGCGCCACAAGATTGAGCTCGTAACGGAACGCCTCCTGCAAACAGGGGGTCTAAGGTGGACAAAGCTCAGGGATACGATTGAGGAGTTTCTTGCCCACAACCGGCACATTAACGCGGATGGATTTCTCAGGTTTCGTATGCGGCATCTTCTGCCTGAACTTGGCGAAACAGTGAGTGAGGCGGTTGACGAGTTTCTCGTAGCCAAGGAGTACACCGAGTTCATACGTCTCTTGCGCTACTTTGTGGATATTCAGCAGCCGAAGTTGCCTTTGGTACATCTTGTGCTTACCGCCGAGGGCCGCTGCAACATTTTCGGCGTGGATGGTGAGCCTGTGCGGCACCAATATCTTGACGGCTTCAGCGGTGATGGGGATTGTGAATCTGACGTAAGTTATGAAGACTTGTTGATCAGTGCCTTGATTACGTTAGCACCCGCTCGGCTTATCCTGCATGGTAAGAACATACAAAGGGGGAACGAGCTCGGGGACACCATACGCAATATTTTCGATGGCCGTCTGACCGAATGCGACGTGTGCGAACTGTGTCGCCGAACGCGTTCAAGTGCGACACAGGAGGCGGCAAAGCCATAG
- a CDS encoding MFS transporter: MFRKLPRDLLIIYFSLLFFAVGTGLYSVIMPAYIRELGASAVELGLLSAIAMAIGAVAALPGGIWTDRYERRSLMLIGWAMCVPAPLIFAYAPHWMWLIPGYFLINFSMFSTNAMQAYMTSRSSPSERSFVFATVHSAFSVGMIFAPTLGGFLAEQWSMRVTFAASLLFYALSASILLKLAPNPPTACLAKAPLRLDPRLYPKRFWLLVVVFVGVWYVMFLPFNFNTPYLQDVARLSLLRIGLLGSVAAVGGALLAPVLGRLADRVGTWRVLGGCLLVFAVSYILQLLYPSPIVLAIVFFVRGGTNAMMSLMTALVSGVVEEKTLGMSFAMYNLATGFATAVAPYTAGWMYAESAQAPFIVAAILALVFGATFLLAPSRLAHRFAKPAVDEAV; encoded by the coding sequence ATGTTTCGCAAATTACCCAGAGATCTATTAATCATCTACTTTTCGCTGTTGTTCTTTGCCGTAGGCACGGGCCTTTATAGCGTTATTATGCCCGCATATATTCGCGAGCTTGGCGCAAGCGCGGTGGAGTTGGGGCTACTTAGTGCTATTGCCATGGCGATTGGCGCAGTGGCCGCGCTGCCGGGCGGAATATGGACGGATCGCTATGAGCGCAGGAGCCTAATGCTTATTGGTTGGGCAATGTGTGTTCCCGCACCTTTAATTTTCGCGTATGCGCCACACTGGATGTGGCTGATTCCCGGCTACTTTCTTATCAATTTCTCTATGTTTAGCACGAATGCTATGCAGGCCTACATGACCTCGCGGAGTTCACCTAGCGAGCGAAGCTTTGTCTTTGCTACCGTCCACTCTGCCTTTTCTGTCGGGATGATTTTTGCTCCGACGTTAGGTGGTTTTCTGGCCGAGCAGTGGTCCATGCGCGTGACGTTTGCGGCGAGTCTGCTCTTTTATGCTCTATCTGCCAGTATCCTGCTTAAGCTTGCGCCTAACCCGCCTACCGCCTGCCTAGCGAAGGCCCCGCTACGCCTTGACCCTCGCTTGTATCCGAAGCGGTTTTGGCTCCTGGTCGTAGTCTTTGTCGGGGTCTGGTACGTGATGTTCCTGCCGTTTAACTTTAACACGCCTTACTTGCAGGACGTAGCTAGGCTAAGCTTGCTGCGCATCGGTCTGCTCGGCTCGGTTGCAGCGGTTGGCGGCGCACTCTTGGCCCCTGTCCTCGGGCGCCTCGCCGACAGAGTCGGCACGTGGCGGGTGCTGGGCGGCTGCTTACTGGTTTTTGCTGTGTCTTATATTCTGCAGCTCCTTTATCCGTCGCCCATTGTGCTCGCCATTGTATTCTTTGTGCGTGGCGGCACCAATGCGATGATGTCGCTGATGACGGCTTTAGTAAGCGGCGTTGTAGAGGAGAAGACTCTCGGGATGAGCTTTGCCATGTACAATTTGGCTACCGGCTTCGCTACTGCCGTCGCCCCCTACACTGCGGGCTGGATGTACGCCGAGTCCGCGCAGGCACCGTTTATTGTGGCCGCAATTCTGGCACTGGTGTTTGGCGCAACCTTCTTGCTGGCCCCAAGCCGTTTGGCACATCGCTTCGCAAAACCTGCCGTTGACGAAGCGGTTTAG